One genomic region from Bactrocera tryoni isolate S06 chromosome 3, CSIRO_BtryS06_freeze2, whole genome shotgun sequence encodes:
- the LOC120770975 gene encoding structural maintenance of chromosomes protein 4-like isoform X1, translating to MSSAKRKSVPGKHKQTTPEKRRRSGQLEPIVSDTNSAREFETTEEHHGLDDANISDDEEGGTRIGDIYIPPPIPPHCSTESKGPRLIIKKIENKNFKSYAGTVVLGPFHHCFTAIIGPNGSGKSNVIDSMLFVFGYRANKIRCKKISTLLHNSARYPNMSMCSVAVHFRQILDKEGGDCEEIPDSDIIVERIAFRDNSSYYTINGRRVQFKEVAKLLKKHHVDLDHNRFLILQGEVESIAMMKPKGQTENECGMLEYMEDIVGTTRYKEPLVKINERVEQLTEERTEKHNRCKLAEREMKDLEQPYTEAIDYLRLENENTRIKNLRIQKYLSEKNKKLQEYKIEHEGINSELKSHIEGFEKIKTEREAKEKLVKEEMSQFESLRKKKEDIEKQWECAHKNFTEVQQTMDMTNKRRKQHKSQMEKLKDEIVDLRKIPEKNEKEIDECQKKAVKLTENKAELEEELQKNYVSLEQITKPLIEKREQLETELVELKKHVDEAKAALALSESELKILKHDETTETRKYETMKTSYDESNSSLREKIATIEEIKCQLPEMQSEIVEKTQYLQKLQFEEQQMREKLMTLKTEINEKSLSLQTSRSNNKVLDFLMRQKNEGKIQGVLGRLGDLGAIDSKFDVAISTACGRLDDIIVDTVNTAQECIENLKRYDIGRATFIALEKVKYLEKQYGRIQTPENAPRLYDLVRVEDERVLPAFYFALRNTLVANDLEQGSRIAYGARRYRVVTLNGDVIETSGTMSGGGRTQIRGKMGTKVQTKTKHSADSSMISQKALEDMQVKAEELQSQINYNQEEQGRLEREVQKLNLTKQKNESQIQKLGITIKSLKEQLPRIFKQLEAQKTRMERTTTDAAKVKNIEAAIVNKQKNLRSSEEEADKVAKKIAEVKKEIESIHGDKVKAVQTKINNLGNQIKKLNNNISKLKVEVTTSERNVIKMEKQIEQFNEDILKAQDELVAMSAKRQQYDDETAQLVKEIEEAQKAIENTKSESSEIQKEIVALQKREGQWSLKRVEIDQKLQTVTAKISDVKSQIPHWRDQLKPLRLHVIPGDQEPQSPLKAYTEEELATHTLQDIQYKESVQEELLKKKPNLSCIDEYIEKRNVYLERVKVLEDITSKRNEMRQLYDDLRKKRYNEFMLGFKIITRKLKEMYQMITQGGDAELELVDSMDPFTEGVSFSVRPPKKTWKNISNLSGGEKTLSSLALVFALHYYKPSPLYFMDEIDAALDFKNISIVAHYIKERTKNAQFIIISLRSNMFELSDYIVGIYKVKDCTDSVTIKNVPPPLPLTQTQTQAPTQMSDKNCLFDKLKEKVSDSQVMALTQVEEDSENAPPSQNREMLFDSNLQERDTTFEPNYESTALSQSLQKDLGNDSGRSTVCSKAKSSIDSFFKKPLPPSQKGTI from the exons ATGTCGTCAGCCAAAAGGAAATCTGTGCCAggaaaacataaacaaacaacacCAGAGAAAAGACGGAGGAGTGGTCAGTTGGAACCTATTGTATCAGACACGAATTCTGCACGGGaatttgagacgacagaggagCATCATGGATTGGATGATGCGAATATATCAGATGACGAGGAAGGTGGAACGCGAATTGGGGATATTTATATACCACCTCCAATACCACCACATTGTTCAACTGAAAGTAAAGGACCTCgtttgattattaaaaaaattgaaaataagaattttaaaagcTATGCTGGTACAGTAGTCCTAGGCCCATTTCATCAT TGTTTTACGGCCATCATTGGACCAAATGGCAGCGGGAAGAGTAACGTCATAGATTCTATGCTGTTTGTGTTCGGCTATCGAGCAAATAAAATTCGATGTAAGAAAATTTCTACTTTGCTACATAATTCGGCCAGATATCCAAACATGTCTATGTGCTCGGTTGCCGTACATTTCCGTCAAATATTAGATAAGGAAGGTGGAGATTGTGAGGAAATACCTGACAGTGATATTATAGTGGAACGTATCGCATTTCGAGATAATTCCTCTTATTATACTATCAATGGTCGGCGAGTACAGTTTAAGGAAGTagcaaagttattaaaaaaacatcaCGTTGACTTAGATCACAACAGGTTTCTAATATTACAG GGAGAGGTTGAGTCAATTGCAATGATGAAGCCGAAGGGACAAACAGAAAATGAATGTGGTATGCTTGAGTACATGGAAGATATAGTTGGAACAACACGTTATAAAGAACCTCTTGTCAAAATAAATGAACGAGTTGAGCAACTTACTGAAGAGAGAACAGAAAAACACAATCGCTGCAAACTTGCTGAGCGTGAAATGAAGGATTTGGAACAACCATATACTGAAGCAATTGATTACTTGCGACTCGAAAATGAAAATACGCGTATTAAAAATCTACGCATACAAAAATATcttagtgaaaaaaataaaaaacttcagGAATACAAGATAGAACACGAAGGAATTAATTCTGAGTTAAAAAGTCATATCGAAGGATTTGAGAAGATAAAAACAGAAAGGGAGGCAAAGGAGAAATTAGTTAAGGAAGAAATGTC acaaTTCGAGTCCCTTCGAAAAAAAAAGGAAGATATAGAAAAGCAGTGGGAATGTGCACATAAAAACTTTACCGAAGTTCAACAGACGATGGATATGACGAATAAAAGGCGTAAGCAGCATAAGTCACAAATGGAAAAACTTAAAGACGAAATAGTTGATTTAAGAAAAATACCTGAAAAGAATGAGAAAGAGATAGACGAATGTCAGAAGAAGGCTGTAAAGCTTACAGAAAATAAAGCGGAACTGGAGGAAGAGCTTCAAAAGAACTATGTTTCGCTGGAACAAATAACCAAACCTCTTATAGAAAAACGTGAACAGCTCGAAACCGAATTAGTCGAGCTAAAAAAGCATGTCGACGAGGCTAAAGCCGCTTTGGCATTATCTGAATCTGAACTAAAAATTCTTAAACACGATGAAACGACGGAAACTCGAAAATATGAAACTATGAAAACGTCATATGATGAATCGAATTCCAgtttaagagaaaaaattgcgaccattgaagaaattaaatgccAATTACCCGAAATGCAAAGTGAAATCGTAGAAAAGAcgcaatatttgcaaaaattacagTTTGAAGAGCAACAAATGCGAGAAAAATTAATGACACTTAAGACTGAA ataAATGAAAAGTCTTTAAGCTTGCAAACATCGCGATCAAACAATAAGGTTTTGGACTTTTTGATGAGGCAAAAGAATGAAGGCAAAATTCAAGGAGTTTTGGGAAGATTG GGTGATTTGGGTGCCATTGACTCAAAATTTGACGTAGCGATTTCAACAGCTTGCGGACGGTTAGATGACATCATAGTCGATACGGTTAATACTGCACAAGaatgtatagaaaatttaaagcgTTATGATATTGGTCGAGCTACATTCATTGCActagaaaaagtaaaatatttagaaaaacaaTATGGACGAATACAAAC CCCAGAAAATGCTCCACGTCTTTACGATTTAGTACGCGTGGAGGATGAACGGGTACTGCCAGCCTTTTATTTTGCCCTCCGCAATACGCTAGTAGCCAACGATCTGGAGCAAGGTTCACGAATAGCTTATGGTGCACGAAGATATCGAGTAGTAACATTAAATGGTGACGTTATCGAAACGTCCGGCACAATGTCAGGTGGTGGTCGTACACAGATACGTGGAAAAATGGGAACTAAGGTGCAAACTAAAACGAAGCATTCAGCTGATTCGTCTATGATATCCCAGAAAGCTTTAGAAGATATGCAAGTTAAAGCCGAGGAATTACAATCtcaaataaattacaatcaGGAGGAGCAAGGTCGTTTAGAACGAGAGGTACAAAAGCTCAAtttaaccaaacaaaaaaatgaatccCAAATACAAAAACTGGGTATCACCATTAAAAGTTTGAAGGAACAGTTGCCTCGCATCTTCAAACAATTGGAAGCGCAAAAAACGCGTATGGAGCGAACTACTACCGATGCAgctaaagttaaaaatattgagGCCGCgattgtaaacaaacaaaagaatttgAGGAGTTCTGAGGAAGAGGCAGACAAAGTGGCTAAGAAAATAGCTGAGGTAAAGAAAGAAATTGAAAGCATCCATGGTGATAAAGTTAAAGCTGTacaaacaaaaatcaacaaTTTGGGAAACCAAATTAAGAagctaaataataatatatctaaGTTAAAAGTTGAAGTAACTACGTCTGAACGCAATGTTAtcaaaatggaaaaacaaattGAACAATTTAATGAGGACATATTAAAAGCGCAAGATGAGCTGGTTGCGATGAGTGCGAAGAGACAACAATATGACGATGAAACTGCGCAGCTTGTAAAAGAAATCGAAGAGGCACAAAAGGCGATTGAAAATACTAAGAGTGAATCTTCggaaattcaaaaagaaattgtAGCTTTGCAAAAGCGTGaag GGCAGTGGTCACTCAAACGAGTGGAAATTGACCAAAAACTTCAAACTGTTACTGCCAAAATATCTGACGTAAAATCTCAAATTCCGCACTGGCGAGATCAGCTTAAACCTTTACGTTTGCATGTTATTCCGGGGGACCAAGAACCACAGTCGCCCCTTAAAGCGTACACAGAAGAAGAGCTTGCTACACATACTCTACAAGATATCCAATATAAAGAGAGTGTTCAAGAggaattgcttaaaaaaaagCCAAACCTCTCATGTATCGATGAATATATTGAAAAGCGAAACGTGTATTTGGAGCGCGTAAAAGTGCTAGAAGATATTACATCAAAACGTAATGAAATGCGGCAGCTTTACGATGATTTGCGAAAGAAGAGATATAATGAATTTATGCTAGGTTTCAAAATTATTACGCGCAAGTTAAAGGAAATGTATCAAATGATTACCCAGGGTGGTGATGCTGAATTAGAACTTGTCGATTCAATGGATCCTTTTACCGAAGGTGTCAGTTTCAGCGTGCGGCCACCGAAAAAGACCTGGAAGAACATTTCAAACTTGTCTGGTGGTGAGAAAACATTATCATCTTTAGCATTGGTATTTGCATTACATTACTATAAACCGTCGCCACTTTACTTTATGGATGAAATCGATGCAGCTCTTGATTTTAAGAATATTTCTATTGTAGCACATTACATAAAA GAACGCACCAAAAACGCACAATTCATCATCATATCACTACGTTCCAATATGTTCGAGCTATCCGACTATATTGTAGGTATATATAAGGTAAAAGACTGTACAGACTCAGTTACCATCAAGAATGTGCCGCCACCATTGCCACTCACACAAACTCAAACACAAGCCCCAACACAAATGTCAGATAAAAATTGTCTGTTTGACAAACTTAAGGAGAAAGTAAGTGATTCGCAAGTAATGGCATTAACACAAGTCGAAGAAGATTCTGAAAATGCGCCTCCTTCACAGAATCGTGAAATGTTATTTGACTCGAATTTGCAAGAACGCGACACCACGTTTGAACCCAATTACGAGAGTACTGCCCTATCACAATCGTTACAAAAGGACCTTGGTAACGATTCTGGTCGCTCAACAGTATGCTCTAAAGCCAAAAGCAGTATTGATTCGTTCTTTAAAAAACCGCTACCGCCCTCACAAAAAGGGACCATATGA
- the LOC120770975 gene encoding structural maintenance of chromosomes protein 4-like isoform X2: MSSAKRKSVPGKHKQTTPEKRRRSGQLEPIVSDTNSAREFETTEEHHGLDDANISDDEEGGTRIGDIYIPPPIPPHCSTESKGPRLIIKKIENKNFKSYAGTVVLGPFHHCFTAIIGPNGSGKSNVIDSMLFVFGYRANKIRCKKISTLLHNSARYPNMSMCSVAVHFRQILDKEGGDCEEIPDSDIIVERIAFRDNSSYYTINGRRVQFKEVAKLLKKHHVDLDHNRFLILQGEVESIAMMKPKGQTENECGMLEYMEDIVGTTRYKEPLVKINERVEQLTEERTEKHNRCKLAEREMKDLEQPYTEAIDYLRLENENTRIKNLRIQKYLSEKNKKLQEYKIEHEGINSELKSHIEGFEKIKTEREAKEKLVKEEMSQFESLRKKKEDIEKQWECAHKNFTEVQQTMDMTNKRRKQHKSQMEKLKDEIVDLRKIPEKNEKEIDECQKKAVKLTENKAELEEELQKNYVSLEQITKPLIEKREQLETELVELKKHVDEAKAALALSESELKILKHDETTETRKYETMKTSYDESNSSLREKIATIEEIKCQLPEMQSEIVEKTQYLQKLQFEEQQMREKLMTLKTEINEKSLSLQTSRSNNKVLDFLMRQKNEGKIQGVLGRLGDLGAIDSKFDVAISTACGRLDDIIVDTVNTAQECIENLKRYDIGRATFIALEKVKYLEKQYGRIQTPENAPRLYDLVRVEDERVLPAFYFALRNTLVANDLEQGSRIAYGARRYRVVTLNGDVIETSGTMSGGGRTQIRGKMGTKVQTKTKHSADSSMISQKALEDMQVKAEELQSQINYNQEEQGRLEREVQKLNLTKQKNESQIQKLGITIKSLKEQLPRIFKQLEAQKTRMERTTTDAAKVKNIEAAIVNKQKNLRSSEEEADKVAKKIAEVKKEIESIHGDKVKAVQTKINNLGNQIKKLNNNISKLKVEVTTSERNVIKMEKQIEQFNEDILKAQDELVAMSAKRQQYDDETAQLVKEIEEAQKAIENTKSESSEIQKEIVALQKREGQWSLKRVEIDQKLQTVTAKISDVKSQIPHWRDQLKPLRLHVIPGDQEPQSPLKAYTEEELATHTLQDIQYKESVQEELLKKKPNLSCIDEYIEKRNVYLERVKVLEDITSKRNEMRQLYDDLRKKRYNEFMLGFKIITRKLKEMYQMITQGGDAELELVDSMDPFTEGVSFSVRPPKKTWKNISNLSGGEKTLSSLALVFALHYYKPSPLYFMDEIDAALDFKNISIVAHYIKERTKNAQFIIISLRSNMFELSDYIVGIYKVKDCTDSVTIKNVPPPLPLTQTQTQAPTQMSDKNCLFDKLKEKNREMLFDSNLQERDTTFEPNYESTALSQSLQKDLGNDSGRSTVCSKAKSSIDSFFKKPLPPSQKGTI; this comes from the exons ATGTCGTCAGCCAAAAGGAAATCTGTGCCAggaaaacataaacaaacaacacCAGAGAAAAGACGGAGGAGTGGTCAGTTGGAACCTATTGTATCAGACACGAATTCTGCACGGGaatttgagacgacagaggagCATCATGGATTGGATGATGCGAATATATCAGATGACGAGGAAGGTGGAACGCGAATTGGGGATATTTATATACCACCTCCAATACCACCACATTGTTCAACTGAAAGTAAAGGACCTCgtttgattattaaaaaaattgaaaataagaattttaaaagcTATGCTGGTACAGTAGTCCTAGGCCCATTTCATCAT TGTTTTACGGCCATCATTGGACCAAATGGCAGCGGGAAGAGTAACGTCATAGATTCTATGCTGTTTGTGTTCGGCTATCGAGCAAATAAAATTCGATGTAAGAAAATTTCTACTTTGCTACATAATTCGGCCAGATATCCAAACATGTCTATGTGCTCGGTTGCCGTACATTTCCGTCAAATATTAGATAAGGAAGGTGGAGATTGTGAGGAAATACCTGACAGTGATATTATAGTGGAACGTATCGCATTTCGAGATAATTCCTCTTATTATACTATCAATGGTCGGCGAGTACAGTTTAAGGAAGTagcaaagttattaaaaaaacatcaCGTTGACTTAGATCACAACAGGTTTCTAATATTACAG GGAGAGGTTGAGTCAATTGCAATGATGAAGCCGAAGGGACAAACAGAAAATGAATGTGGTATGCTTGAGTACATGGAAGATATAGTTGGAACAACACGTTATAAAGAACCTCTTGTCAAAATAAATGAACGAGTTGAGCAACTTACTGAAGAGAGAACAGAAAAACACAATCGCTGCAAACTTGCTGAGCGTGAAATGAAGGATTTGGAACAACCATATACTGAAGCAATTGATTACTTGCGACTCGAAAATGAAAATACGCGTATTAAAAATCTACGCATACAAAAATATcttagtgaaaaaaataaaaaacttcagGAATACAAGATAGAACACGAAGGAATTAATTCTGAGTTAAAAAGTCATATCGAAGGATTTGAGAAGATAAAAACAGAAAGGGAGGCAAAGGAGAAATTAGTTAAGGAAGAAATGTC acaaTTCGAGTCCCTTCGAAAAAAAAAGGAAGATATAGAAAAGCAGTGGGAATGTGCACATAAAAACTTTACCGAAGTTCAACAGACGATGGATATGACGAATAAAAGGCGTAAGCAGCATAAGTCACAAATGGAAAAACTTAAAGACGAAATAGTTGATTTAAGAAAAATACCTGAAAAGAATGAGAAAGAGATAGACGAATGTCAGAAGAAGGCTGTAAAGCTTACAGAAAATAAAGCGGAACTGGAGGAAGAGCTTCAAAAGAACTATGTTTCGCTGGAACAAATAACCAAACCTCTTATAGAAAAACGTGAACAGCTCGAAACCGAATTAGTCGAGCTAAAAAAGCATGTCGACGAGGCTAAAGCCGCTTTGGCATTATCTGAATCTGAACTAAAAATTCTTAAACACGATGAAACGACGGAAACTCGAAAATATGAAACTATGAAAACGTCATATGATGAATCGAATTCCAgtttaagagaaaaaattgcgaccattgaagaaattaaatgccAATTACCCGAAATGCAAAGTGAAATCGTAGAAAAGAcgcaatatttgcaaaaattacagTTTGAAGAGCAACAAATGCGAGAAAAATTAATGACACTTAAGACTGAA ataAATGAAAAGTCTTTAAGCTTGCAAACATCGCGATCAAACAATAAGGTTTTGGACTTTTTGATGAGGCAAAAGAATGAAGGCAAAATTCAAGGAGTTTTGGGAAGATTG GGTGATTTGGGTGCCATTGACTCAAAATTTGACGTAGCGATTTCAACAGCTTGCGGACGGTTAGATGACATCATAGTCGATACGGTTAATACTGCACAAGaatgtatagaaaatttaaagcgTTATGATATTGGTCGAGCTACATTCATTGCActagaaaaagtaaaatatttagaaaaacaaTATGGACGAATACAAAC CCCAGAAAATGCTCCACGTCTTTACGATTTAGTACGCGTGGAGGATGAACGGGTACTGCCAGCCTTTTATTTTGCCCTCCGCAATACGCTAGTAGCCAACGATCTGGAGCAAGGTTCACGAATAGCTTATGGTGCACGAAGATATCGAGTAGTAACATTAAATGGTGACGTTATCGAAACGTCCGGCACAATGTCAGGTGGTGGTCGTACACAGATACGTGGAAAAATGGGAACTAAGGTGCAAACTAAAACGAAGCATTCAGCTGATTCGTCTATGATATCCCAGAAAGCTTTAGAAGATATGCAAGTTAAAGCCGAGGAATTACAATCtcaaataaattacaatcaGGAGGAGCAAGGTCGTTTAGAACGAGAGGTACAAAAGCTCAAtttaaccaaacaaaaaaatgaatccCAAATACAAAAACTGGGTATCACCATTAAAAGTTTGAAGGAACAGTTGCCTCGCATCTTCAAACAATTGGAAGCGCAAAAAACGCGTATGGAGCGAACTACTACCGATGCAgctaaagttaaaaatattgagGCCGCgattgtaaacaaacaaaagaatttgAGGAGTTCTGAGGAAGAGGCAGACAAAGTGGCTAAGAAAATAGCTGAGGTAAAGAAAGAAATTGAAAGCATCCATGGTGATAAAGTTAAAGCTGTacaaacaaaaatcaacaaTTTGGGAAACCAAATTAAGAagctaaataataatatatctaaGTTAAAAGTTGAAGTAACTACGTCTGAACGCAATGTTAtcaaaatggaaaaacaaattGAACAATTTAATGAGGACATATTAAAAGCGCAAGATGAGCTGGTTGCGATGAGTGCGAAGAGACAACAATATGACGATGAAACTGCGCAGCTTGTAAAAGAAATCGAAGAGGCACAAAAGGCGATTGAAAATACTAAGAGTGAATCTTCggaaattcaaaaagaaattgtAGCTTTGCAAAAGCGTGaag GGCAGTGGTCACTCAAACGAGTGGAAATTGACCAAAAACTTCAAACTGTTACTGCCAAAATATCTGACGTAAAATCTCAAATTCCGCACTGGCGAGATCAGCTTAAACCTTTACGTTTGCATGTTATTCCGGGGGACCAAGAACCACAGTCGCCCCTTAAAGCGTACACAGAAGAAGAGCTTGCTACACATACTCTACAAGATATCCAATATAAAGAGAGTGTTCAAGAggaattgcttaaaaaaaagCCAAACCTCTCATGTATCGATGAATATATTGAAAAGCGAAACGTGTATTTGGAGCGCGTAAAAGTGCTAGAAGATATTACATCAAAACGTAATGAAATGCGGCAGCTTTACGATGATTTGCGAAAGAAGAGATATAATGAATTTATGCTAGGTTTCAAAATTATTACGCGCAAGTTAAAGGAAATGTATCAAATGATTACCCAGGGTGGTGATGCTGAATTAGAACTTGTCGATTCAATGGATCCTTTTACCGAAGGTGTCAGTTTCAGCGTGCGGCCACCGAAAAAGACCTGGAAGAACATTTCAAACTTGTCTGGTGGTGAGAAAACATTATCATCTTTAGCATTGGTATTTGCATTACATTACTATAAACCGTCGCCACTTTACTTTATGGATGAAATCGATGCAGCTCTTGATTTTAAGAATATTTCTATTGTAGCACATTACATAAAA GAACGCACCAAAAACGCACAATTCATCATCATATCACTACGTTCCAATATGTTCGAGCTATCCGACTATATTGTAGGTATATATAAGGTAAAAGACTGTACAGACTCAGTTACCATCAAGAATGTGCCGCCACCATTGCCACTCACACAAACTCAAACACAAGCCCCAACACAAATGTCAGATAAAAATTGTCTGTTTGACAAACTTAAGGAGAAA AATCGTGAAATGTTATTTGACTCGAATTTGCAAGAACGCGACACCACGTTTGAACCCAATTACGAGAGTACTGCCCTATCACAATCGTTACAAAAGGACCTTGGTAACGATTCTGGTCGCTCAACAGTATGCTCTAAAGCCAAAAGCAGTATTGATTCGTTCTTTAAAAAACCGCTACCGCCCTCACAAAAAGGGACCATATGA